The genome window ATTACAGCTGGTTTTTATTCTAAAGAAACAATTATTTGGTTATCTTTTATTCGTGGTAATAACATCTTTGGGATATTAGGTTTAGTTGGTGCTTTTATAACATCTATTTATACATTTCGTACTATATTTATTATATTTAATAAAAATATTAATAAGTTTATTATTTATTTGAATAACAAAAAAAAATTAATATATAATGTATCACATAATTTACCTTTATTAATATTATTAATATTATCTACTTATTTAGGTTCTTTAATAAAAATACCTATGCAAAATGAATTAAAAATGTATAATATATTTAATAATAATATAGAAATTCTATTGAATATAATTTCTTCACTAATTGTCATTTTTGGTATTATTATAGCTGCTAAACTATTTTTATTTTCTAATATTTATTATATTGATATAATTGAATTTATTTTAGGAAAATTAGTTCGAAATATAATATATAATATTGGAGGTTTTGATTGGTTATATATTAATTTATTAATTAAACCTTATTTATATTTAGTTAGGATAAATAAATTTGATTGTATTAATTTAATAATTAATAATATTATTAAATTAATTTTATTTTTTAATACTTTAATGATAAAAATACATAATGGTAAATTAAGTTTTTATTTAACAATCTTTATTGTTGGTATTATTATTATAACTACATTCTTAATGAGTAATATATTATGATATTGTTATGGTTTTTATTAATACCTTTTATCGGTGGATTATTATCTTTAATTTTGGAAAAAATAAATATAAAATATACACGTATTTCCGCTCTTATTACTATGATAATACTGTTATTTTTATCAATATATTTATATTATTTAAATATAAATACAAAAAATATATGGATAGTAAAATACCGGACAATATGGATTGATAGATTTAGTATTTATATTAATTTAGCATTAGATGGTATATCTTTAATGATGGTATTATTAACTGTATTTTTAGGTTTATTATCAGTCATTTGTTCTTTTAAAGAAATTAATAAATGTATTGGATTATTTTATTTTAATTTATTATGGATAATAGGTTCAATTATTGGTGTATTTCTTGCAATGGATCTTTTTTTATTTTTATTTTTTTGGGAAATAATGATATTTCCAATGTATTTTATAATATATATGTGGGGAAATGCATATAAAGAAAAAATAGCTATTAAATTTTTTATTTATACTCAAATTTCTGGGTTATTATTATTAATAACAATATTAACTTTAGTAGTTAGTAACTATTATGTAACTGGACAAGTTATTTTTGATTATCAATCATTATTAAATACCCCAATAGGAGATAAATTAGGTTTTATATTAATGTTAGGTTTTTTTATTTCTTTCGCAATCAAATTACCAATAATCCCCTTACATAATTGGTTACCAGATGTTATGGATAAAAATCCTAAATCTGGTAGTTTAGATTTAATAGGTATATTGATAAAAACAGCTGCTTATGGATTATTAAGATTTAATTTAGGTTTATTTCCTAAACAATCAATTATATTTGCACCTTATGCAATGATAATTGGTATTATTAGTATATATTATGGTGCAAGTTTGGCTTTATCTCAAATAAATATTAAAAGATTAATGGCTTATTCTAGCATATCACATATGGGATATTTATTAATAGCTATTTTTTCAAGTAATATTTTATCATTACAAGGAGCTATTATGTTTGTAATATCAAATACATTATCTTCGGCAGGATTAATAATAATTAGTGGATTACTTTATGAACGATTAAATACATTTGATATACGTTTTATGGGAGGATTATTTGGTAAATTAGGAGCAATTCCCGGTTTTGCATTAGCCTTAACAGTAGCGTCATTAGGAATACCAGGAACAGGAAATTTTATAGGGGAATTTTTAATTTTATTAGGTAATTTTAAATTATATCCAATACTAACTATAGTTTCTAGTTTAGGTTTAATATTAACAGCTATATATTCATTAAACTTAATACATAAAGTATTTTATGGAAAAACAACAAATAAAAAGATTAAAAATATATTTTTAACTTTAAATGAAGTAAATATATTAAGTATAATATTATTATTAATATTTCTTATTGGTTTTTATCCACAAATAATATTTGATATATCAATTAAATCTATAACCAAAATTGCACAAAAAACAATGTTTTTTTATTAAAAAATGATTAATAATTTACAAATATTACCTATTATTTTTTTATTTATAACCTTAATAATATTAATTATTACTATATCATTTTATCGTAAGAATTTTATTATATTGCTAATTACTATAATAGGATTATTAATATCATTATTATCTATTTTATGGATATATAATAAACCTACTTTAATTTATCCATTAATAATAATAGATAATTATTCATTATATTATACTTTTTTAATTTTAATATCAGCTTTATATTGTTCGATTTTTTCTTATACATATTTAAATAAAAATGAAGAATTTTATATGTTATTAATATGTTCAACTATTGGAGCTATATTATTAGTTTTTAGTATGCATATGGCTACTTTATTTATTGGATTAGAATTAATGTCTATAGCTTTATATGGTTTAATAGTTTATTTACGTAATGATTTAAAAGCTTTGGAATCAGGAATAAAATATATGGTACTTTCTTCTATGGCATCTTGTTTTTTATTATTTGGTATGGCTTTATTATATTTTTATTATGGAAATTTAACGTTTACTAATTATTATTTTATTATAGATAATAATATTGCAATATGGACAATAATAGGAATTGTATTAATAATAATTAGTTTAGGATTTAAATTATCTATTATACCTTTTCATATGTATACACCAGATATTTATGAAGGATCAATAGCCCCAATTACAGCTTTTATAGCTACTGTTAGTAAAATTTCAGTATTTGTAGCATTAATACGTTTGTTATTGATATTACCCAATTTAAATAAAATTTGGACTAATGTAATTACTATAATTTCTATTATTACAATAATATTTGGTAATATTTTAGCACTTAAACAAAATAATTTAAAACGTATATTAGGTTATTCATCAATAGCTAATTTGGGTTATTTACTTACAGTAATCATAGCAATGCAAATGCATCATAGTAAATTTATACTTGAAACAATAAATATTTACTTATTAACTTATACTTTAACAACTTTAGGTATATTTGGTATTATAAGTATAATAAATAATGAAAAGGAAAATTTATCTTATTATAAAGGTTTATTTTGGATTAAACCCGATTTAACTATTATATTAACTATAATGTTATTATCTTTAGCAGGTATTCCTATAACAGCAGGGTTTATAGGTAAAGTTTATATACTTTTAACTGCAATAACTTATCAATTATGGTTTATACTTCTCTCTATAATTTTAGGTAATTCTATAGGAATTTATTATTATTTAAGAATAATTACATATTTATATATGAATATAAATAATAAAAAAATTATTTATAATAAACAATCTTTTGTTTATTATTTTGTTATATCTTTATCATTAATAATATTAGTATTTGGAATTTTTCCACAAACTTTAATATCTTTAATAAGAAGAATTAGTTAAATACCTCTATACTACCATCAAATACTTTTTTAACATATCCACTCATATATAAAGAATTATATAATCCTCCTAACCAATTAATTTTTAAATTACCTCCTGGTAATATTACTTTAATACTTTTGTTTCTATTTAAATAACCAAGTTTTATACCAAAAGATACAGCTGCACAAGCACCTGTTCCACAAGCCATTGTTTCTCCTCCTACCCCTCTTTCAAATACACGTAATTTTATTAAAGAAGGAGATATTATTTGCATAAAACCAACATTTAGTTTTTCTGTAATAAATAAATTATTTTCAATAAAATTTCCTAATATATTTATAGGTATTGTATTTATATTAGATACTATTAATACTGCATGTGGGTTACCAATACTTACTATAAATAAATCAATTAATTTAAATTGAGATATCGGAGTTTTTATTTTTTTAAAACCTTTTATTAAAGGTTTGCCAAAATTTACACTAATTAAATTATTATTATTAATATTAATATATAATATTAAATGTCCTCCATAAGTTTCTACATGGATGATTGTTTTATTTGTTAATCTTTTGTCAAATAAAAATTTAGCTAAACATCTTGCACCATTACCACAATTTTCTACTTCACTACCATTTGCATTAAATATTCTATAAAAAAAATCAAAGTGATGATTATTATGTATTTCAACTAAAAGTAATTGATCAAAACCAACTCCTAAATTTCTATTTGATAAATATTTTATAATTGTTTTATTTAATAAAAAATATTGATTAATAAAATCAATTATCATAAAATCATTTCCTAAACCTTGCAAATTACTAAAATAAATTAACATATTCGTTTTTACAAAGTGATTTTAAAGAATCAGATTCTCTGATTAAAAAAAGTTGATTTTTATCAACAAGTAATTCAGAAGGTCTTTTTCTAGTATTATAATTAGAAGACATAACAAATCCATAAGCTCCAACTGAATGTATTACTAATAAATCATTTTGTGATAATTTATTTAAATATCTTTTTTTTCCTAAAAAATCACTAGATTCACATATTGGACCTACAATATCATAAAATAATTTTTTATAATATTTTACTTTATTAATATCTACAACCTCAATGTTATGCCAAGCATTATAAAAAGCAGGACGAATAAAATCATTCATACCTGCATCAACAATAGCAAAATTTTTTATTTTTGTTTTTTTTATAATTTCAACACTAGTTAATAATACACCAGTATTAGCTAATATTGATCTACCTGGTTCTAATATTATTTCAATATTATGAATATTAGCTAATATTCTTTCACATAAAGTTGTAAAATATTTTTTTATTAAAAATTTATAGAAATTGATTTTTTTATAATTTACTCCTAAACCTCCACCTATATCTAAGATATTAAGTTTAATTTTTTTTTTATATAATTTTTTTATTAATAAAATTATATTATCTAAAGCTTCTAGAAAGGGATTTAGGTTTAATATTTGTGAACCAATATGAAAATCTATACCTATAACTTTTATATTTGTTAATGAATTAGCATAAAAATATGCTTCTTCAGCTTTATCTATAGAAATACCAAATTTATTGCTTTTTAATCCAGTAGAAATATATGGATGTGTTTTAGCATCAACATTAGGATTAATACGTATTGATATATTGGCTTTATTTTTTAATCTTATAGCAATTTCATTTATTCTATCCATCTCTTGAAAAGATTCAACATTAAAACATTTTATTCCTACTTTTAAAGCTCTTTTTATTTCTTGTTTTTTTTTAGCTACTCCAGAATAAACTATTTTTTTAGGATCACCTCCAGCAATTAATACTTTTTCTAATTCACCAATAGAAACAATATCAAATCCCGATCCAAGTTGTGATAAAATATTAAGAATAGCAATATTAGAATTAGCTTTAAGTGCATAACAAATAATATTTGGATGATTAATCAAAGACAATTGATATTTATAATAATTAAAATATTTTATTATTTCTTTTTTAGAATAAACATAACAAGGTGTACCAAATTTTTTTGCTATTTTCAAACAACTAATATTTTCTATAAAAAGAATACCTTTATATCTTTGAAATGTCATTTTATTATCCTAATAAAATTTTAAGATATTTTTTAGCACGTAATGCCGCCGATCTTACTTGATTAGGAGCTGTACCACCAATATGATTACGTGTATTAATAGAACCTTCTAAAGTTAATACTTCTAAAATTTCTTCATCAATTTTATTAGAAAATTCACGTAATTTTTCAATATATATTTCATTAAAATTTTTTTGGTTTGTTATTCCATAATAAACTACTTTACCAACTATAGAATGAGCATCACGAAAAGGAACACCACGTTTTACTAAATAATCAGCAAAATCGGTTGCTGTAGAATAATTACATAAAGCTGATAAATACATTTTTTTTGGTTTAATTTTTAAAAATTTAATAATATTAATAAAATTATCTATACAATTTATTACTGTTTCAGTAGTATCAAATAAAGGTTCTTTATCTTCTTGATTATCTTTATTATATGCTAATGGTTGGGATTTCATTAAAACTAATAAATTTAATAAATTGCCATATATACGACCGGTTTTACCTCTAATTAATTCAGGAATATCTGGATTTTTTTTTTGAGGCATAATTGAAGAACCTGTACATAAACAATCTGGTAATTCTATAAAATCAAAAGGTAAACTTGTCCAGAATATTAATTCTTCACACATTCTAGATAAATGCATTAATAAAATACTAGAAACTGATGTAAATTCAATTGCAAAATCTCTATCACTTACAGCATCTAAAGAATTTTCGGTTATATGATCAAAACCTAATAAGTCTTTAATTATATTACGATTAATAGGATATGTAGTTCCAGCTAAAGCGGCGGATCCTAAAGGTAATATATTAATTCTTTTACGACATTCTAAAATACGTTCATGATCTCTAGATATCATTTCATGCCAAGCTAATATATGATGTCCAAAAGTTATAGGTTGTGCTATTTGTAAATGAGTAAATCCTGGCATTATAGTATCAGATTCACTGATAGCTAAGTTTATTAAACTTTTTCTTAATTTAGTTATTTTTAATTTAATTTTATCTATTTTTTCTCTTAAATAAAGACGTATATCTGTAGATATTTGATCATTACGTGATCGACCTGTATGTAGTTTTTTTCCAATATTTCCTATTTTTTTGATTAAATTTGCTTCTATATTCATATGAACATCTTCAAGTTTAATAAACCAATTGATTTTTTCATTATTAATATCTTTTTCAATATTTTTTAATCCATTAATTATTAATTGACTTTCTTTTAAAGTTAATAATCCTACAATTTCTAACATTTTTGCATGTGCTATAGATACTTTAATATCATGATAATAAAGACGATAATCAAAATTTATTGAAGCAGTAAAGTTTTCTACTAATTTATCAGTAGATTTTTTAAATCGTCCAATCCATGGCTTTTTAAAGTTTTTCATTTTTTTCCTTTTTTTCCTTTTTTTTGATATTATAATATTAGCCGGAGTAGCTCACTTGGTAGAGTAACGCATTCGTAATGCGTAGGTAATAGGTTCAAATCCTATCTCCGGTATATAATTATTTATATTAATTTTTCATTTTTAAATTCACTTTTTAAATATGCATAATACATAGGAGCAGCTATTAAACCGGAAAAACCAAATGCAGCATCAAAAACTAACATAGCAAATAATAATTCCCATGCATGAGAATTAATACGCATACCTATAATACGAGCATTTAAAAAATATTCTAATTTATGAATAGCTATTAAATAAGAAAGTATTATAACTGCAGCCCATATTGATACTGAAAGTGATACAAGAAAAATTAATATATTAGAAATAAGATTACCTATTAATGGTATTAATCCCATTATAAATGTAATAAGTATTAACGTTTTCGTTAAAGGTATATATACATTAAATAATGGTACACATAATAATAAAAAAATAGCACTTAATATTGTATTAACTAAAGATATTTTAAGTTGTGCAAAAACAACATTATGAAAAGCGTTACTTAATATAATAGATCTTTGTAATAAAGCATTAGTAAAAGGAGTAAGTGATTTTATATCAGGTATATTTTGTAAAGCAATAATTGCTCCTAAAATCATACCTGCTAATAATGTAAAAAAAATATGTATTGCACCTCTTCCAAATATTTGAATTTCGTTTATATGCATATATAACCATTCCTTTATAATCTGACGAAATTCATCTGCACTTTCTGGTAAATAAATTACAATACAAGGAGGTAATTGATGTCTAGCTTTATCAAAAATTAACATAAATCTTTGAAGAAATTTATCAGGTGTTTTAATTTCATGTAATATTAAACTAATAACTGTAAAAACAAATATACTTAAAATAGTAACTATACTAGTTCCTAATAAAACTACTGAAATCAATCTTGCTTTATTTACTGGGATTAATTTTTGTAATAAATGTGTAATTGCATTAACTAATTCAAATACTAATAAACCCGATAATAAACATGGTAAAAGATGCAAAGGAAATATTAATAACAAACCCATAAAAAAAATTAACAAACTTATAATAGTAATTTTACTAATTTTCAAACTTTTAAACATATAAATGTTCCTAACTATTTAAACTAAAGAGGGTATTGTTTTATTACAACGAGAAAATAAAATATCTCTATATTTTTTAGGCTCTTTAGGTATTAACTTATGAGCTAACGGAAAAATCTTTATTACTAATAAACGAGAAATCCAATATCTTAAAGCTGTTAACCGTAACATTTTTGGCCACATATATAATTCTTCTTTTGTAAAAGGACGTTCAATAATATAATTATTTAATATTGCTTTATATTTATCTTCTATAAGATTACCATCTTTATCACTACACCAATCATTTATTAAAATTGCTAAATCAAAAATTAAATCTCCTGTACATCCATTATAAAAATCTATTAAACCACAAAGATTGTTACCATAAAATAATGTATTATCTCTAAATAAATCACCATGCAGGATACCTTGTGGTAAGTTTTTTTTTACTAAATGTTTTAATAAATATATTTGATTAAACATTAACTTTTGATCTTTTTTATTTAAAAAAGATATAACTTTATAATAATTTAAACTAATCCAATTAATATCTCTTAAATTTTGTTTTTTAAATTGAAAGTTTTTAGATATTGAATGTAATCTACCTAATGTTTTACCAATTATAGAACATTGTTCTATAGTAGGTGTTATAGGATGTATACCATATAATTTAGGAAACAATAAAGCATTTTTACCAGATATTTTTTTTATTATTATATTTTTTTTATCATTTAAAGGTACTGCTACTGGTAAACAATGTGAATAAAGAAATTTTAATAAATCTATAAAAAAAGTTAAATCATTATATGAACATTGTTCAAATAATGTTAATACAAATTTTTTATTTTCTGTATTAATAAAAAAAGTAGAATTTTCTGTACCTTGATTTACTTCTTTAAAGTTTATTAATTTTGTTATATTAAAACTTTTTAAAAATAAACTTAATTGTGTTTTTTTTATTTTAGTAAATACAGCCATAAGAATATTTATTTTAATATATATTTAATAGTTTCAATTAAATAATTCATTTGTTGTATAGTACCTATAGATATACGTATATAATTATTAATATTATTAAAATACCTTACTAGTATACCATGATTGCGTAATTTAATAAACATTTCTTTTGCTGATATATTAATTGGTTTAACTAAAATAAAATTAGCTTTAGAAGGTAAAACTGTAAAACCAAAAAACATTAATTTTTTTGATAATTTCTCACGTATATAAATAATATAATTACAATTTTTTGTTAAATATTTAATATCTTTAATAGCTTCAATAGCTATTAATTCACTAATAATATCAATAGGATATGAATTAAATGAATTTTTTACTTTTTCTAATCCTTTTATTAAATAAGTAGATCCTATTGCAAAACCAATTCTTATCCCAGCTAAGCTATAAGCTTTTGATAAAGTATTTACAATTAATAAATTTTTATATTTTTTTATAAGTGGTATAGCACTTTCAGAACCAAAATTAATATATGCTTCATCAATTAAAACTACATATTCCTTATGTATATCAAGAAAATTAGTAATATCTATATAAGATATTGCATGACCTGTAGGTGTATTAGGATTAGCAAATATTATACCTCCATTAGGTATATTCATTTTATTTAAATTTATTTCAAAATTTTTTTTTAATGGTATTGTTTTATATTTAATATTATACAGTTTACAATAAACTGGATAAAAACTATAAGTTATAGTGGGCATTATTACTGGTAAGTTTTGACAAAAAAAAGTCATAAAAGCTAAAGCTAATACTTCATCTGAACCATTACCAATAAAAATTTGTTCATATTTAATATTATATATTTTGGCAATAGTTTTTCTAAGATTACTAGTTGATGGATCAGGATAAAGTCTTAAAGTATAATAATTAATTTTTTTTAATAACTTATTTATTTTAGGAGTAGGAGGATAAGGATTTTCATTTGTATTTAATTTTATCATTTTTTTATATGGTTGTTCACCAGGTATATAGGGATTTAATTGATTAAGTTTATAACTCAAAGTTTTTCTCATTTTATATTACCTTAAAATCTAACAGAAATTCCTTTTTTTGCCATATAAGTTTTAGCTTGATCAATTGTATATTCACCAAAATGAAATATACTAGCTGCTAAAACCGCATCTGCTTTACCTTTTTTTATACCATCTACCAAATGATTTAAATTACCAACTCCTCCAGAAGCAATAATTGGTACTTTTACTCTTTTACTAATCTTTTTAATAAGATTAATATCAAAGCCACTTTTAGTTCCATCTCTATCAATACTAGTTATTAATAATTCCCCTGCTCCATATTTTACCATTTTACAAGCCCAATCAATTGCACTGATACCACTATATTTTCTTCCTCCATAAGTTAATATTTCCCAATATTCTTTTTTATTTTTTTTTCTTTTAGCATCTATAGCTACTACGATACATTGACTACCAAATTTATCAGATGCTTCACGTACTATATTAGGATTTAATACAGCTGCAGTATTTATTGAAACTTTATCTGCGCCTGCATTAAGTAAATCTCTAATATTCTCACAATTGTTTATTCCACCACCGACTGTTAAAGGTATAAAAATTTCATTTGCTATTTTATTTACTACTTTTATAGTATTATTTTTACCACTATAACTTGCTTGAATATCTAATAATGCAATTTCATCTGCATTTTGTTCGTTATAAAATTTTGCAATTTCTAAAGGATCACCTGCATAACGAATATTTTCAAAATTGATACCTTTTACTACTTTACCACAATCAATATCTAAGCAAGGAATAATACGTTTAGATAAACTCATATAAAAACCTAATTATTAATAATTAATTGTGATTTATATAAATCTATTTTACCTTCATAAAAAGCACGACCTATAATAGTACCTACTATAAAAAGTTTTTTATATTTTTTTAAATAAATTATATCAAAAATATTATTTAATCCTCCAGAAGCAATAATTGGTATATTAACTATATTAGCTAACTTTATTGTATTTTTAATATTTAATCCTTGCATCATACCATCTCTAGAAATATCAGTATATATTATTGAACTGATACCACAATTATAAAAGTTTTTTGCTAAATCTATAGATTTAATATTTGATATTTTTTTCCAACCATCAATAGCAACATATCCATTATATGAATCTATACTTAAAATAATATGTTTACCAAATTGTTTACATATATTATATATTATATGTGGTTTTTTTATTGCTAAAGTGCCTATAATTACATATTTTATACCTATATCTAAATATTTTTTTATTGTATCACTATTTCTAATACCACCACCTATTTGTATAATTAACTTAGGATATTTTTTTATAATTTTGTTTATAATATAAATATTTACTGGTTCTCCTAAAACAGCACCATTTAAATCTATGATATGTAATCTTTTTATACCTAATTTTATAAATTGTTTTATAATATTTAAAGGATTACCATAATCTGTAACATTATACATACGTCCTTGTTTTAATCTAACACATCTACAATCTTTTAAATCTATAGCAGGTATTATTAACATTTGAATATCTCTTTTTAAGGTAACCAATTAATAAAATTTTTTAAAAATTTAAGTCCTATAAACGAACTTTTTTCAGGATGAAATTGAACCGTTATAACTGACTTATAACCAGTAATAACATTAGCACGTATACCACCATATTCAGTAATACCAAAAATATTATTTTTCAAATTTGCTTTTACATAATAACTATGTACAAAATAAAATCTTGCTCCACTTTTTATTCCATTCCAAATAGGATGTTCATTATATTTATATACAACATTCCATCCTATATGTGGTATTTTAAACTTGCCCTTATATTTTTTTACCACACCTGGAATATAATTCATACAAAATACACTATTATTTTCTTCACTAGATTCCATTAATAAATGTTGACCTATACAAATTCCTAATACTGGTTTATTTTTAATAGATATTAAATCTTTTATTAACCAATATAATTCTTTTTTTTTAAGTTCATTTATACAATCTTTTATAGCACCTTGACCAGGTAATATAATACGATTAGATTTTTTAATTTGTTGAGCATTATTACTAATGATAACCTTTTCATTAGTAACTTTTTTTATTGCATTTGCTACTGAATATAAATTACCAATTCCATAATCAATAATTATTATTGCCATAATATATTTTTTTATAAAATACCTTTAGTAGAATATAATTTATTTTTTATACGTTTATCTAATGATATGGCTATACGTATAGCAACACCAAAAGCTTTAAATATACTTTCAATTTGATGATGTGAATTAAATCCTTTTACATTATCAATATGTAATGTACTATTGGAATTATTAACCCACCCGTGGAAAAATTCTCTAAAAAGATCAAACTTACCTAAATTAGTCATATGTAATGATGGCCTACCAGAAAAATCAATAACTACACGTGATAAAGATTCATCCATAGGTATATAAGCCAAACCATACCTTTTTATTCCAATTTTATTTCCTAAAGCTTTTTTAAAAGCTTTACCCATAGCTATACCTATATCTTCTATAGTATGATGATTTTCAATAGGTGAATATACTTTTGTTTTTATAGTAATATCTATTTGTCCATTAGTAGTTAATTGATCAAGCATATGTTCTAAGAATTCTATTCCACAATTAATATTTAATTTACCTTGACCATCTAAATTTATATAAACCCTAATTTTAGTTTCATTTGTTTCTCGATATATACTAGCAGTACGATATTTTTTTAATTGTTTATTATAAAACGACATAAAAATTCCTATTATTGTATTTTTATTACTAT of Candidatus Portiera aleyrodidarum contains these proteins:
- a CDS encoding complex I subunit 4 family protein produces the protein MILLWFLLIPFIGGLLSLILEKINIKYTRISALITMIILLFLSIYLYYLNINTKNIWIVKYRTIWIDRFSIYINLALDGISLMMVLLTVFLGLLSVICSFKEINKCIGLFYFNLLWIIGSIIGVFLAMDLFLFLFFWEIMIFPMYFIIYMWGNAYKEKIAIKFFIYTQISGLLLLITILTLVVSNYYVTGQVIFDYQSLLNTPIGDKLGFILMLGFFISFAIKLPIIPLHNWLPDVMDKNPKSGSLDLIGILIKTAAYGLLRFNLGLFPKQSIIFAPYAMIIGIISIYYGASLALSQINIKRLMAYSSISHMGYLLIAIFSSNILSLQGAIMFVISNTLSSAGLIIISGLLYERLNTFDIRFMGGLFGKLGAIPGFALALTVASLGIPGTGNFIGEFLILLGNFKLYPILTIVSSLGLILTAIYSLNLIHKVFYGKTTNKKIKNIFLTLNEVNILSIILLLIFLIGFYPQIIFDISIKSITKIAQKTMFFY
- the dapF gene encoding diaminopimelate epimerase — encoded protein: MLIYFSNLQGLGNDFMIIDFINQYFLLNKTIIKYLSNRNLGVGFDQLLLVEIHNNHHFDFFYRIFNANGSEVENCGNGARCLAKFLFDKRLTNKTIIHVETYGGHLILYININNNNLISVNFGKPLIKGFKKIKTPISQFKLIDLFIVSIGNPHAVLIVSNINTIPINILGNFIENNLFITEKLNVGFMQIISPSLIKLRVFERGVGGETMACGTGACAAVSFGIKLGYLNRNKSIKVILPGGNLKINWLGGLYNSLYMSGYVKKVFDGSIEVFN
- a CDS encoding AI-2E family transporter produces the protein MFKSLKISKITIISLLIFFMGLLLIFPLHLLPCLLSGLLVFELVNAITHLLQKLIPVNKARLISVVLLGTSIVTILSIFVFTVISLILHEIKTPDKFLQRFMLIFDKARHQLPPCIVIYLPESADEFRQIIKEWLYMHINEIQIFGRGAIHIFFTLLAGMILGAIIALQNIPDIKSLTPFTNALLQRSIILSNAFHNVVFAQLKISLVNTILSAIFLLLCVPLFNVYIPLTKTLILITFIMGLIPLIGNLISNILIFLVSLSVSIWAAVIILSYLIAIHKLEYFLNARIIGMRINSHAWELLFAMLVFDAAFGFSGLIAAPMYYAYLKSEFKNEKLI
- the lysA gene encoding diaminopimelate decarboxylase, whose product is MTFQRYKGILFIENISCLKIAKKFGTPCYVYSKKEIIKYFNYYKYQLSLINHPNIICYALKANSNIAILNILSQLGSGFDIVSIGELEKVLIAGGDPKKIVYSGVAKKKQEIKRALKVGIKCFNVESFQEMDRINEIAIRLKNKANISIRINPNVDAKTHPYISTGLKSNKFGISIDKAEEAYFYANSLTNIKVIGIDFHIGSQILNLNPFLEALDNIILLIKKLYKKKIKLNILDIGGGLGVNYKKINFYKFLIKKYFTTLCERILANIHNIEIILEPGRSILANTGVLLTSVEIIKKTKIKNFAIVDAGMNDFIRPAFYNAWHNIEVVDINKVKYYKKLFYDIVGPICESSDFLGKKRYLNKLSQNDLLVIHSVGAYGFVMSSNYNTRKRPSELLVDKNQLFLIRESDSLKSLCKNEYVNLF
- the argH gene encoding argininosuccinate lyase; translated protein: MKNFKKPWIGRFKKSTDKLVENFTASINFDYRLYYHDIKVSIAHAKMLEIVGLLTLKESQLIINGLKNIEKDINNEKINWFIKLEDVHMNIEANLIKKIGNIGKKLHTGRSRNDQISTDIRLYLREKIDKIKLKITKLRKSLINLAISESDTIMPGFTHLQIAQPITFGHHILAWHEMISRDHERILECRKRINILPLGSAALAGTTYPINRNIIKDLLGFDHITENSLDAVSDRDFAIEFTSVSSILLMHLSRMCEELIFWTSLPFDFIELPDCLCTGSSIMPQKKNPDIPELIRGKTGRIYGNLLNLLVLMKSQPLAYNKDNQEDKEPLFDTTETVINCIDNFINIIKFLKIKPKKMYLSALCNYSTATDFADYLVKRGVPFRDAHSIVGKVVYYGITNQKNFNEIYIEKLREFSNKIDEEILEVLTLEGSINTRNHIGGTAPNQVRSAALRAKKYLKILLG
- a CDS encoding NADH-quinone oxidoreductase subunit N, with the protein product MINNLQILPIIFLFITLIILIITISFYRKNFIILLITIIGLLISLLSILWIYNKPTLIYPLIIIDNYSLYYTFLILISALYCSIFSYTYLNKNEEFYMLLICSTIGAILLVFSMHMATLFIGLELMSIALYGLIVYLRNDLKALESGIKYMVLSSMASCFLLFGMALLYFYYGNLTFTNYYFIIDNNIAIWTIIGIVLIIISLGFKLSIIPFHMYTPDIYEGSIAPITAFIATVSKISVFVALIRLLLILPNLNKIWTNVITIISIITIIFGNILALKQNNLKRILGYSSIANLGYLLTVIIAMQMHHSKFILETINIYLLTYTLTTLGIFGIISIINNEKENLSYYKGLFWIKPDLTIILTIMLLSLAGIPITAGFIGKVYILLTAITYQLWFILLSIILGNSIGIYYYLRIITYLYMNINNKKIIYNKQSFVYYFVISLSLIILVFGIFPQTLISLIRRIS